Proteins encoded in a region of the Gallalistipes aquisgranensis genome:
- a CDS encoding DNA/RNA non-specific endonuclease: MKKLYYYLFLLLVMVTGTACDDKETDDGTLPEAALTVTPESLTFDESDASKNRITVVSNVIWETSLSDRSLRIDKRNGFEGERVITVTDMPRNKTCTLTVFTQKRHENDTQVSRTVTITRGDGLPPFTPETLYADNLDKAEWSGTGFPFLDAWDGYINATGSGVTAGGFSYTGRTVSVRSNFASSGYPGASGRNAFYFGGADAYVTTGEIALGGTSSPLVLTFGCCKSPDSDFDAASDLKVYLSGDGSAMTPLAYTRSTSSGWSQATAVFDFEEVPQKLRIRFVADEYNVRLDDISLATTDRTPTQTVVFAPAKDYPLAELPSKVEKTDYKYITHYAQTVTTGQRVRNYTACYDTRRHNPVWVAYPYHPCYKEGGYGRTDPDPWRPDPEMTESEQSVIYASDWNAWPWSSGGGAAADRYQYWSYSSNVGRGHLLASSHRGGANSELNIQTFYPTNIAPESYLYYDHWSTVEQLMPDYWNCTDTIYTVVGCYYENDDNICYDASSGSTQSAKSKPCVIPTARYKVFLRTRSGSTGKPVQECSADELMAIGFWFPQNLGGQTPGAVPPLKEYIFPVSEIEKKLGGEFTFFPSVPAGVKETCNIADWPQLQSKAD, from the coding sequence ATGAAAAAACTCTACTATTATCTGTTTCTGCTCCTCGTCATGGTCACCGGAACGGCCTGCGACGACAAGGAGACGGACGACGGCACCCTCCCGGAGGCCGCCCTCACCGTCACGCCGGAGAGTCTGACATTCGACGAATCGGATGCCTCGAAGAACCGGATCACGGTCGTCTCCAACGTGATCTGGGAAACCTCCCTGAGCGACCGGTCGCTCAGGATCGACAAACGGAACGGCTTCGAGGGCGAACGGGTCATCACCGTCACCGACATGCCCCGCAACAAGACCTGCACGCTCACCGTCTTCACCCAGAAGCGCCACGAGAACGACACGCAGGTCTCCCGCACCGTCACGATCACCCGCGGGGACGGACTGCCCCCGTTCACTCCCGAGACGCTCTATGCCGACAACCTGGACAAGGCCGAATGGAGCGGCACCGGATTCCCGTTCCTCGACGCCTGGGACGGCTACATCAACGCCACCGGCAGCGGCGTCACGGCCGGAGGTTTCTCCTACACGGGCCGCACGGTCTCCGTCCGCAGCAACTTCGCCTCGTCGGGCTATCCCGGCGCATCGGGCAGAAACGCCTTCTACTTCGGCGGAGCGGACGCCTACGTGACCACGGGCGAGATCGCACTCGGTGGCACCTCCTCGCCGCTGGTGCTCACTTTCGGCTGCTGCAAATCCCCGGACAGCGACTTCGACGCCGCCTCCGACCTGAAAGTGTACCTCAGCGGCGACGGCAGCGCCATGACCCCGCTGGCCTACACGCGCAGCACCTCTTCGGGCTGGTCGCAGGCCACGGCCGTGTTCGATTTCGAAGAGGTGCCGCAGAAACTCCGGATACGGTTCGTCGCCGACGAATACAACGTCCGTCTCGACGACATCTCCCTCGCCACCACGGACCGGACCCCGACCCAGACCGTCGTGTTCGCCCCCGCGAAGGACTATCCGCTGGCCGAACTGCCCTCGAAGGTGGAGAAGACCGACTACAAATACATCACGCACTACGCCCAAACCGTCACCACCGGGCAGCGCGTGCGCAACTACACGGCCTGCTACGACACCCGCCGGCACAATCCGGTGTGGGTGGCCTATCCCTACCATCCCTGCTACAAGGAGGGGGGCTACGGACGTACCGATCCCGACCCGTGGCGTCCCGACCCGGAAATGACCGAGAGCGAACAGTCGGTCATCTACGCCAGCGACTGGAACGCCTGGCCGTGGAGCTCCGGCGGAGGCGCAGCCGCCGACCGGTACCAGTACTGGTCGTACAGCTCCAACGTGGGACGCGGTCACCTGCTGGCCTCCTCCCACCGGGGCGGCGCCAACAGCGAACTGAACATACAGACCTTCTACCCCACCAACATCGCCCCCGAGAGTTACCTCTACTACGACCACTGGAGCACCGTCGAGCAGCTGATGCCCGACTACTGGAACTGCACCGACACGATCTACACCGTGGTGGGATGCTACTACGAAAACGACGACAACATCTGCTACGACGCCTCGAGCGGTTCCACCCAGTCCGCCAAATCGAAGCCGTGCGTCATCCCCACGGCCCGGTACAAGGTCTTCCTCCGCACCAGGAGCGGCTCCACAGGCAAACCGGTCCAGGAGTGTTCGGCCGACGAACTGATGGCCATCGGCTTCTGGTTCCCGCAGAACCTCGGAGGACAGACGCCCGGCGCGGTCCCGCCCCTGAAGGAGTACATCTTCCCGGTGAGCGAGATCGAGAAGAAGCTCGGAGGCGAATTCACCTTCTTCCCCTCGGTCCCCGCGGGCGTGAAGGAGACCTGCAACATCGCCGACTGGCCCCAGCTGCAAAGCAAGGCCGACTGA
- a CDS encoding flavodoxin — MKSLLIAFMILPWISPRATAQEGAARDTGNRRILVAYFSATGTTAAAAEKLARATGGELFAIAPAQPYTDADLDWNDKGSRSSAEMNDPKARPALKAVKGSMAGYDAVFVGYPIWWNLAPRIVNTFIESHDLKGRSVIPFATSGGSGIGNSEAALRKTYPDLKWKNGKLLNRTDEKAIRAWVKELGY; from the coding sequence ATGAAATCTCTTTTAATCGCTTTTATGATCCTTCCCTGGATCAGTCCGCGGGCGACGGCGCAGGAGGGCGCGGCCCGCGATACCGGAAACCGGCGCATACTGGTGGCTTACTTCTCGGCGACCGGAACGACGGCAGCCGCTGCGGAAAAACTGGCCCGTGCGACGGGAGGCGAACTCTTTGCGATCGCTCCCGCACAGCCCTATACGGATGCCGATCTCGACTGGAACGACAAAGGTTCGCGCAGTTCGGCGGAGATGAACGACCCGAAGGCACGGCCGGCACTCAAAGCCGTGAAGGGGAGTATGGCCGGATACGACGCGGTGTTCGTCGGGTATCCGATCTGGTGGAACCTCGCTCCGCGGATCGTCAACACATTCATCGAAAGCCACGACCTGAAAGGCAGGAGCGTGATTCCGTTCGCCACATCGGGCGGGAGCGGTATCGGCAACAGCGAGGCCGCACTGAGAAAGACCTACCCCGATCTGAAATGGAAAAACGGGAAACTGCTCAACCGGACCGACGAGAAAGCCATCCGGGCATGGGTGAAGGAGCTGGGATACTGA
- a CDS encoding GNAT family N-acetyltransferase — MPVWTEYPKPQNETDMEYKVTHRPGRNRFETEENGLTAFLEYLPYDGGLDLIHTIVPGPMQGRGAGAALVRAALEYARTHRLKVIPSCPYVAAYLKRHPEEAELADMTADEIR; from the coding sequence ATACCTGTATGGACGGAGTATCCGAAACCGCAAAACGAAACCGACATGGAATATAAAGTGACACACCGCCCCGGGCGCAACCGCTTCGAAACCGAAGAGAACGGCCTGACCGCCTTTCTGGAATACCTCCCCTACGACGGGGGGCTCGATCTGATCCACACCATCGTTCCGGGCCCGATGCAGGGCCGGGGCGCAGGCGCAGCACTCGTCAGGGCGGCCCTGGAGTATGCCCGCACCCACCGGCTGAAGGTCATCCCCAGCTGCCCCTACGTGGCCGCCTACCTCAAACGCCACCCCGAAGAGGCGGAACTGGCCGACATGACGGCCGACGAAATCCGTTGA
- a CDS encoding GNAT family N-acetyltransferase, whose product MRKENLSVTIRTLPPDEPAPEELLHLADESPESVGECLARGVCRIARFGERTVGVSVLLRTRPFTMELAALAVTPGLQGRGIGRQLIADAVRCAREAGCRILEVGTGNSGIGQLALYQKCGFSIVSVDTDYFRRHYPRPIVENGIECRHMIRMRMELEER is encoded by the coding sequence ATGAGAAAAGAGAACCTCTCCGTCACGATCCGAACGCTTCCGCCGGACGAACCCGCCCCGGAAGAGTTGCTGCACCTGGCCGACGAATCGCCCGAATCGGTCGGCGAATGTCTCGCGCGCGGCGTCTGCCGCATCGCCCGGTTCGGGGAACGGACGGTCGGGGTGAGCGTCCTGCTGCGCACCCGCCCCTTCACGATGGAACTGGCCGCCCTGGCCGTGACGCCCGGTCTTCAGGGCCGGGGCATCGGCCGGCAGCTGATCGCCGACGCCGTACGGTGTGCCCGGGAAGCGGGCTGCCGCATCCTCGAAGTGGGCACGGGCAATTCCGGTATCGGCCAGCTGGCCCTCTACCAGAAATGCGGCTTTTCGATCGTCTCGGTGGACACCGACTACTTCCGGCGCCACTACCCCCGGCCGATCGTGGAGAACGGCATCGAATGCCGCCACATGATCCGGATGAGAATGGAGCTCGAAGAGCGGTGA
- a CDS encoding GDP-L-fucose synthase family protein produces the protein MDRQGKIYVAGHRGLVGSAIEKNLREKGYTNIVTRTHAELDLTDQAAVARFFAEERPDYVFVAAARVGGIMANSIYRGQFIYENIVLAANIIHHAWLNGAKKLLFLGSTCIYPREAPQPMPEDCLLTSPLEYTNEPYAVSKIAGMKMCEAYNMQYGTDFIAVMPTNLYGPNDNFDLERSHVLPALIRKMHLGHALERGDEAALRADFDRMPVGRTDGGDLQAVLAEMERYGIRRNPSTGRVEVEIWGTGTPLREFLWSEDMADACVWIMEHVGWADLSRGMKEPRNCHINIGTGKEVSIRTLAETIARKVGFGGDIVFDPSKPDGTMRKLTDPSKLHALGWTHRMELDRGIETLYDWYLKK, from the coding sequence ATGGACAGACAAGGCAAGATATACGTGGCCGGCCACCGGGGACTGGTGGGTTCGGCCATCGAAAAGAACCTGCGCGAAAAGGGTTACACGAACATCGTGACCCGCACCCACGCCGAACTCGACCTCACGGACCAGGCGGCCGTGGCCCGCTTCTTCGCCGAGGAGCGGCCCGACTACGTCTTCGTGGCCGCCGCCAGGGTGGGCGGCATCATGGCCAACAGCATCTACCGGGGGCAGTTCATCTACGAAAACATCGTGCTGGCGGCCAACATCATCCACCACGCGTGGCTCAACGGCGCGAAGAAACTGCTCTTTCTGGGCAGCACCTGCATCTATCCGCGCGAAGCGCCGCAGCCCATGCCGGAGGATTGCCTGCTCACCTCGCCGCTGGAGTACACCAACGAGCCCTACGCCGTCAGCAAGATCGCGGGCATGAAGATGTGCGAAGCCTACAACATGCAGTACGGCACCGACTTCATCGCCGTGATGCCCACCAACCTCTACGGACCGAACGACAATTTCGATCTGGAGCGTTCGCACGTCCTGCCGGCCCTGATCCGCAAGATGCACCTGGGACATGCGCTGGAGAGGGGCGACGAAGCCGCCCTGCGGGCCGATTTCGACCGGATGCCGGTCGGCAGGACGGACGGCGGCGACCTGCAGGCCGTCCTGGCCGAAATGGAGCGCTACGGCATCCGCCGCAACCCCTCCACGGGACGGGTGGAGGTGGAGATCTGGGGAACGGGCACCCCGCTGCGCGAATTCCTCTGGAGCGAGGACATGGCCGACGCCTGCGTCTGGATCATGGAGCACGTGGGCTGGGCCGACCTCTCGCGCGGCATGAAGGAGCCCCGCAACTGCCACATCAACATCGGCACCGGCAAGGAGGTGAGCATCCGCACGCTGGCCGAGACGATCGCCCGCAAGGTGGGGTTCGGCGGCGACATCGTGTTCGATCCCTCGAAACCCGACGGCACGATGCGCAAGCTGACCGACCCCTCGAAGCTGCACGCCCTGGGATGGACGCACCGCATGGAGCTCGACCGGGGCATCGAGACCCTCTACGACTGGTACCTGAAAAAGTAG
- a CDS encoding helix-turn-helix domain-containing protein → MTTFSENLAHFVHGAAFMFFVSTGLRLRSLRGRSSMMKILYRSMVFLAFLELKDICFLIPGVWAIPYVSNLVTSLDMLYVPVMALFMFEVISPGWVNPLRSAAMILPSALLLAAYALFPRPWLYTATFVYAALFGFTVMVIVFLAGSRYDNYIKNNFSQIDDLSVAWIRKVIVALFVCLTLWTLLVWRASWLGDAAYYAVSVVVWMLIYRFSCKHAVVVQPGTLKIFPSAESGRPDPPAGEVCPFAGRLRSCMEDDRLFLNPRLTLAEAAAAVGTNRTYLSDYLNRHLHTTFYEYVNAFRVEEARTLLSSGDRRPLAEVAEMSGFNSLSTFNRAFVKATGCTPARYIRKHPGGTP, encoded by the coding sequence ATGACGACATTTTCAGAGAATCTTGCCCACTTCGTCCACGGAGCCGCCTTCATGTTTTTCGTGAGCACCGGCCTCCGGCTCCGTTCGCTCCGCGGACGCAGTTCCATGATGAAAATTCTCTACCGGAGCATGGTCTTCCTCGCGTTCCTGGAGCTGAAGGACATCTGCTTCCTCATACCCGGCGTATGGGCAATTCCCTACGTGTCGAATCTGGTCACCAGTCTGGACATGCTCTACGTACCGGTCATGGCCCTCTTCATGTTCGAGGTCATCTCGCCCGGCTGGGTCAATCCGCTCCGCTCGGCGGCCATGATCCTGCCCTCGGCCCTGCTGCTGGCCGCCTACGCCCTCTTTCCCCGCCCGTGGCTCTATACGGCGACGTTCGTCTACGCCGCCCTGTTCGGCTTCACGGTCATGGTCATCGTCTTTCTGGCCGGCTCGCGGTACGACAACTACATCAAGAACAACTTCTCCCAGATCGACGACCTGAGCGTCGCCTGGATTCGCAAGGTGATCGTGGCGCTGTTCGTCTGCCTGACGCTCTGGACGCTTCTGGTCTGGCGGGCGAGCTGGCTCGGCGACGCGGCCTACTACGCGGTCTCCGTAGTGGTCTGGATGCTGATCTACCGCTTCTCCTGCAAACACGCCGTGGTCGTACAGCCCGGCACGCTGAAGATATTCCCCTCCGCGGAAAGCGGCCGCCCCGACCCGCCGGCGGGAGAGGTCTGTCCCTTCGCCGGACGGCTCCGCTCCTGCATGGAGGACGACCGCCTGTTCCTCAATCCCCGCCTCACGCTGGCCGAAGCGGCTGCCGCGGTCGGCACCAACCGCACCTACCTCTCCGACTACCTCAACCGTCACCTGCACACCACTTTCTACGAATACGTCAACGCCTTCCGCGTGGAGGAGGCCCGCACCCTGCTCTCTTCGGGTGACCGCCGCCCGCTGGCCGAAGTGGCCGAGATGAGCGGCTTCAACTCGCTCTCCACCTTCAACCGGGCCTTCGTAAAGGCCACCGGCTGCACGCCCGCCCGCTACATCAGGAAACACCCGGGCGGCACCCCCTGA
- the gmd gene encoding GDP-mannose 4,6-dehydratase, with translation MQKTALITGVTGQDGAYLTEFLLKKGYVVHGIKRRSSLFNTDRIDHLYQDPHIENRNFILHYGDLTDSMNLTRIIQEVQPDEIYNLAAMSHVKVSFDTPEYTANADGVGMLRILEAVRLLGLTEKCRIYQASTSELFGQVQEIPQSERTPFYPRSPYAAAKLYAYWITVNYREGYGMHASNGILFNHESPLRGETFVTRKITRAASRIAMGMQEVCYLGNLSSQRDWGHAKDYVRAMWMILQQERPDDYVIATGVTTTIRRFAEMAYAEAGITLEFSGEGTGEKGRMVAVDEARFAERVGEEFLPGIRERIASPERNVVIAVDPQYFRPTEVELLIGDSTKARTVLGWKPEYDLPALVADMMRSDIRLFKRDSYLRAGGYKTLEYFE, from the coding sequence ATGCAGAAAACAGCACTCATCACCGGCGTAACGGGCCAGGACGGAGCCTACCTGACCGAGTTCCTGCTCAAGAAGGGATATGTCGTCCACGGCATCAAACGGCGCAGTTCGCTTTTCAATACCGACCGCATCGACCACCTCTACCAGGACCCCCACATCGAGAACCGCAACTTCATCCTCCATTACGGGGATCTGACCGACTCGATGAACCTGACGCGGATCATCCAGGAGGTGCAGCCCGACGAAATCTACAACCTGGCGGCCATGAGCCACGTGAAGGTGTCGTTCGACACGCCCGAATACACGGCCAACGCCGACGGCGTCGGCATGCTGCGCATACTGGAAGCCGTGCGCCTGCTGGGTCTCACGGAGAAGTGCCGCATCTATCAGGCCTCCACCTCGGAGCTCTTTGGACAGGTGCAGGAGATTCCCCAGAGCGAACGGACCCCGTTCTACCCCCGCAGCCCCTATGCGGCGGCCAAGCTCTACGCCTACTGGATCACAGTCAACTACCGCGAGGGCTACGGCATGCACGCCTCCAACGGCATCCTCTTCAACCACGAGAGCCCGCTGCGGGGCGAGACCTTCGTCACGCGCAAGATCACCCGGGCCGCCTCGCGCATCGCCATGGGCATGCAGGAGGTGTGCTACCTGGGCAACCTCTCCTCGCAGCGCGACTGGGGCCACGCCAAAGACTACGTGCGGGCCATGTGGATGATCCTCCAGCAGGAGAGGCCCGACGACTACGTGATCGCCACGGGCGTCACCACCACCATCCGCCGTTTCGCCGAAATGGCCTATGCCGAGGCGGGCATCACGCTCGAATTCAGCGGCGAAGGCACCGGAGAGAAGGGCCGCATGGTGGCCGTGGACGAAGCCCGTTTCGCCGAACGGGTCGGCGAGGAGTTCCTGCCGGGCATCCGGGAGCGGATCGCCTCGCCGGAACGGAACGTGGTGATCGCCGTCGATCCCCAGTATTTCCGCCCGACGGAGGTGGAGCTGCTCATCGGCGACTCGACCAAGGCCCGCACCGTGCTGGGCTGGAAGCCTGAATACGACCTGCCCGCGCTGGTGGCCGACATGATGCGCAGCGACATCCGCCTCTTCAAGCGCGACAGCTACCTTCGTGCCGGCGGCTACAAGACCCTGGAATATTTCGAATGA
- a CDS encoding PaaI family thioesterase: MKNEPAPRRTLRVTRRQYNARRCFVCGLDNPFGLRARFYETASGELVALCTPDERHQSYPHHLHGGIASALLDETIGRAISVGSAETVWGVTMELTLKYRRPVPYGEEIKVVGRIDRDRGRLFEGSGEIVLPDGTVAVTARGLFMKQRADQIAGDAFVEDEWGFTPDEPLPETIEL, translated from the coding sequence ATGAAAAACGAACCCGCCCCGCGCCGCACGCTCCGCGTCACCCGGCGCCAGTACAACGCCCGCCGCTGTTTCGTCTGCGGGCTGGACAACCCCTTCGGGCTCCGCGCCCGGTTCTACGAGACCGCAAGCGGCGAACTGGTGGCCCTCTGCACCCCCGACGAACGCCACCAGAGCTATCCCCACCACCTGCACGGGGGCATCGCCTCGGCCCTGCTGGACGAAACCATCGGCCGGGCCATCTCCGTCGGGTCGGCCGAAACCGTCTGGGGCGTCACGATGGAGCTCACGCTGAAATACCGCCGTCCCGTCCCCTACGGAGAGGAGATCAAAGTCGTCGGCCGCATCGACCGCGACCGGGGCCGCCTGTTCGAAGGATCGGGCGAAATCGTCCTTCCGGACGGCACCGTGGCCGTCACCGCCCGGGGCCTCTTCATGAAACAGCGGGCCGACCAGATCGCCGGCGACGCCTTCGTGGAGGACGAATGGGGCTTCACCCCCGACGAACCGCTGCCCGAAACGATCGAATTGTAG
- a CDS encoding C1 family peptidase: MKRTLILLCALAVTAVSAQEKKGKVYKFEDVKTVGVTSVKDQSRSGTCWSFSGLAFLESELLRAGKDTVDLSEMWVVRHTYLDKAVKYVRMHGKANFGGGGATHDVMNVIREHGIVPEEVYTGLQYGTAKHQHKELDAVLEAYMSAVLRSHNDPMTSTWQKGFNALLDTYLGPVPEKFTYKGVEYTPESFAASLGLNMDDYVSFTSFTHHPFYTQFAVEVPDNWAWGMSYNVPLEEFEALFDAAIDNGYSIFWAADVSEPGFKWNQGFAVVPDATVESLEGTEQARWVKMTPAQREAAVLNFDHIRKEKKITQQMRQEAYDSWETTDDHGMQIVGTAVDTLGNKYYKVKNSWGTTQLYGGYFYASAPYVAYKTMNLVVNKNAVPKELRRKLGIK; this comes from the coding sequence ATGAAAAGAACACTGATCCTGCTGTGTGCGCTGGCGGTTACGGCCGTATCGGCGCAGGAGAAGAAGGGTAAGGTTTACAAATTCGAGGACGTGAAGACGGTGGGCGTGACCTCCGTGAAGGACCAGAGCCGCAGCGGCACCTGCTGGAGCTTCTCGGGGCTGGCTTTCCTGGAGAGCGAGCTGCTCCGCGCCGGGAAGGACACGGTGGACCTGTCGGAGATGTGGGTGGTGCGCCACACCTATCTCGACAAGGCGGTCAAGTACGTGAGGATGCACGGTAAGGCCAATTTCGGGGGCGGGGGCGCCACGCACGACGTGATGAACGTGATCCGCGAACACGGCATCGTGCCCGAGGAGGTGTACACCGGGCTGCAGTACGGCACCGCCAAGCACCAGCACAAGGAGCTGGACGCCGTGCTGGAGGCCTATATGTCGGCGGTGCTCCGGAGCCACAACGACCCGATGACCTCCACCTGGCAGAAAGGTTTCAATGCCTTGCTGGACACCTATCTGGGACCCGTGCCCGAGAAGTTCACCTACAAGGGAGTGGAGTACACGCCCGAGAGTTTCGCCGCCTCGCTGGGGCTGAACATGGACGACTACGTCTCCTTCACCTCCTTCACGCACCATCCCTTCTACACGCAGTTCGCCGTCGAGGTGCCCGACAACTGGGCGTGGGGCATGTCCTACAATGTGCCGCTGGAGGAGTTCGAGGCGCTTTTCGATGCGGCCATCGACAACGGTTATTCGATCTTCTGGGCGGCTGACGTGAGCGAACCGGGGTTCAAGTGGAACCAGGGCTTCGCCGTGGTGCCCGATGCGACGGTGGAGAGTCTCGAAGGAACGGAACAGGCCCGCTGGGTGAAGATGACCCCGGCACAGCGCGAGGCCGCGGTGCTCAATTTCGACCATATCCGCAAGGAGAAGAAGATCACCCAGCAGATGCGTCAGGAGGCTTACGACAGCTGGGAGACCACGGACGACCACGGGATGCAGATCGTCGGTACGGCGGTCGATACGCTCGGTAATAAATATTACAAGGTGAAGAATTCCTGGGGCACCACGCAGCTCTATGGGGGGTATTTCTACGCTTCGGCTCCCTATGTGGCCTACAAGACGATGAATCTGGTGGTCAACAAGAATGCGGTGCCGAAGGAGCTGCGCCGCAAGCTCGGAATCAAATAG
- a CDS encoding DUF362 domain-containing protein — protein sequence MIRTVCMISLLSFVSPELPAAERTAGGGERQDAAREETKGGKSAAAKPVVYFTREITPGALVKIYEALGRPATGKVAVKLSTGEPGNNNYLNPNLIKDLVQKIDGTIVECNTAYGGGRASTEAHLKAAEEHGFTKIAPVDIMDADGEVALPVRGGRHLKEDFVGSHYPDYDFTVVLSHFKGHPMGGFGGAIKNISIGIASSGGKAWIHSAGRTKDAGKVWGDLPPQDDFLESMAEAAKAIADHCGDRILYISVANNLSVDCDCVAKPEDPKMGDIGILASLDPVALDRACVDMVRSSDDHGKIHLIERIDSRHGMHTLAHAEALGMGSQQYELVTLER from the coding sequence ATGATACGAACAGTCTGTATGATTTCATTGTTGAGTTTCGTCTCTCCCGAGCTGCCCGCGGCAGAGCGCACCGCCGGCGGCGGGGAGCGGCAGGATGCCGCACGCGAAGAGACGAAAGGGGGTAAGAGCGCCGCGGCGAAACCCGTGGTCTACTTCACCCGGGAGATCACGCCCGGGGCATTGGTGAAAATTTACGAGGCGCTCGGACGCCCGGCCACCGGCAAGGTGGCCGTCAAGCTCTCCACAGGCGAACCGGGCAACAACAACTACCTGAACCCGAACCTCATCAAGGACCTGGTGCAGAAGATCGACGGCACGATCGTCGAGTGCAACACGGCCTACGGCGGCGGCCGGGCCTCCACGGAAGCCCACCTCAAAGCCGCGGAGGAACACGGTTTCACGAAGATCGCCCCGGTGGACATCATGGATGCCGACGGCGAGGTGGCCCTGCCCGTCCGCGGAGGCAGGCACCTGAAGGAGGACTTCGTCGGCTCGCACTATCCCGACTACGATTTCACGGTGGTCCTCTCCCACTTCAAGGGGCATCCGATGGGCGGTTTCGGCGGCGCCATCAAGAACATCTCCATCGGCATCGCCTCCTCGGGTGGCAAGGCGTGGATTCACTCGGCCGGCAGGACGAAGGACGCAGGCAAGGTGTGGGGCGACCTGCCCCCGCAGGACGATTTCCTGGAGTCGATGGCCGAGGCCGCAAAGGCGATCGCCGACCATTGCGGCGACCGGATTCTCTACATCAGCGTGGCCAACAATCTCTCGGTGGACTGCGACTGCGTGGCCAAACCGGAAGACCCTAAAATGGGCGACATCGGCATTCTCGCCTCGCTCGACCCCGTCGCCCTCGACCGTGCCTGCGTCGACATGGTGCGCTCCTCGGACGACCACGGGAAAATCCACCTGATCGAACGCATCGACTCGCGCCACGGCATGCACACGCTGGCCCACGCCGAAGCCCTCGGCATGGGCAGCCAGCAGTACGAACTGGTGACGCTGGAGCGGTAG